A portion of the Sphingobacterium spiritivorum genome contains these proteins:
- a CDS encoding SusC/RagA family TonB-linked outer membrane protein: MNILYKILLVSSVIGLCSVEQAFAQRVIKGKVLSSYNNAAVANAIVSIKNSATSAQTNKNGDFSLKVDDVGTSALITVWSPGFHELQVSTLKRDSIVVTLVPDTRFKFDEVKEGIFANKGTSILYNQDFKDGVYNIEDVIAGEFSGLNVINKSGMPTEGSVLNFRGIRTLTADNSPLIILNGMPYFPDNETSTIIGGYSRSVFNAINPQDVKSIRLLKGSEAAVYGSLASNGVLLIETSSADDLETVIEFKGNYGIGYNNKRIPVLQGSDFKNFIGDVGMSQFADMNDMISYFPFLRDDPNYYYNFLYNNHTDWQNEIYTPAFVTDNHLRIKGGDAIAKYDLSLGVMDQNGTLDNSKSTRYSTRLNSTLTLGKKFDLSASVALTYATNKLHEQGMLQATNPMLASLYQAPILSPYRKDDRNNILPDYDIVRQFNVSNPLALLNTTTINSDIYDVFVNAGVKYKATQNINVYGTFGLFSSYNRQSTFIPGLSSRTILPLENGVALNSARSGSGKNSNIYYKINADYTKQLDESNIQAGVGFQGMITDREYDAGFGRNTSSDFYRTLNYVNAAGRAFDGYNESWNWMSFYGFVQYDWRNLVKASTYLSTDGASSTGVDVNRFGFYPGVDLSFLLSNTSAFKDIANLDLLTLNAGYSKTANSRYSSKLSQAYYSSQIYRQLSGIVVGNIPNTSLNREDVRNWDVSLIASLWKKRLNLSASYYHTTAKDVVQAVPVTPIAGIENMYVNGATLLNTGFEFDANLTLIEKKDFGFTIGGNLSTLRNEVKSLNNIDQKITTAPYGMTLITQVGGSPYDFYGYQFNGVISNSAEASRLNLTDFKNLPFEAGDAIFEDINKDGIIDKDDRKSLGNALPKFYGSGFVDIRFKKLTLRGYVTFSKGNKMYNAVRRSLEDMSSYKNQSTAILNRWQEEGQMTTIPKATYGDPMGNSRFSDRWIEDASYLRLSNVVLKYNFGAQKFKLLNNTEIYISGENIYTWTKYLGLDPVTAYSYDISLLGADYGKIPLPRTFKLGVNLKL; this comes from the coding sequence GTGAATATATTATATAAAATTTTGCTTGTAAGCTCGGTTATAGGTTTGTGTAGTGTAGAGCAGGCTTTTGCACAGCGGGTAATAAAAGGAAAGGTACTGAGCTCCTATAATAATGCTGCAGTAGCGAATGCAATTGTTTCTATAAAAAACAGTGCCACCTCTGCACAAACCAATAAAAACGGAGATTTTTCATTGAAGGTCGACGATGTCGGTACTTCCGCCCTTATTACAGTATGGAGTCCCGGATTTCACGAACTGCAGGTCAGTACACTGAAGCGGGATTCTATTGTGGTGACATTGGTCCCTGATACACGTTTCAAATTTGATGAAGTCAAAGAAGGTATTTTTGCCAATAAAGGAACATCCATTTTATATAATCAGGATTTCAAGGATGGCGTCTATAATATTGAAGATGTAATAGCCGGTGAATTTTCGGGATTGAATGTAATTAATAAAAGTGGAATGCCTACAGAGGGAAGCGTGCTGAACTTTCGTGGGATAAGAACTTTAACTGCAGATAATTCACCCCTCATTATTCTGAACGGGATGCCATATTTTCCGGATAATGAAACATCTACTATTATCGGAGGGTATTCCAGAAGTGTATTTAATGCCATCAATCCGCAGGATGTCAAGAGTATCAGATTGCTTAAAGGTTCGGAGGCTGCCGTATATGGATCATTAGCATCCAATGGCGTTCTCCTTATTGAGACCTCATCTGCAGATGATCTCGAAACAGTTATTGAATTCAAAGGAAACTATGGTATAGGATATAATAACAAACGTATCCCGGTACTGCAGGGAAGTGATTTTAAAAACTTTATCGGAGATGTAGGAATGTCTCAGTTTGCGGATATGAATGATATGATTAGCTACTTTCCGTTTTTAAGAGATGACCCGAACTACTATTACAATTTTCTGTACAATAATCATACAGACTGGCAAAATGAGATCTATACTCCCGCATTCGTTACGGATAATCACCTTCGTATCAAAGGGGGGGATGCTATTGCCAAATATGATCTCTCTCTGGGGGTGATGGATCAGAATGGAACATTGGACAACAGTAAATCTACACGCTACAGTACCCGCCTCAATTCAACGCTTACCTTAGGCAAGAAATTTGACCTGTCGGCGAGTGTAGCATTGACATATGCGACGAATAAACTGCATGAGCAGGGAATGCTTCAGGCGACTAACCCTATGCTGGCGTCGCTTTATCAGGCACCGATACTCAGTCCTTACAGAAAAGATGACCGTAACAACATATTGCCGGATTATGATATAGTCAGACAATTCAATGTGTCAAATCCATTGGCTCTGCTTAATACAACAACCATCAATTCGGATATCTATGATGTATTTGTCAATGCGGGTGTTAAATACAAAGCTACCCAAAACATAAATGTATACGGTACATTCGGATTGTTCTCCAGTTATAACAGACAATCTACCTTTATACCCGGATTGTCCAGCCGTACCATTCTGCCCCTGGAAAATGGCGTAGCACTGAACTCTGCTCGTTCCGGATCGGGTAAGAATTCCAATATCTATTACAAGATAAATGCAGATTACACAAAACAACTGGATGAATCCAATATTCAGGCAGGTGTAGGCTTTCAGGGAATGATCACAGATAGAGAATATGATGCGGGATTCGGTCGTAATACCAGCTCTGATTTCTATCGCACGCTCAATTATGTAAATGCTGCAGGACGTGCTTTTGATGGCTATAATGAGTCCTGGAACTGGATGAGTTTTTATGGTTTTGTGCAGTATGACTGGCGGAATTTAGTGAAAGCGTCGACGTATCTGTCAACTGATGGTGCATCCTCTACAGGAGTAGATGTGAACCGTTTCGGATTTTATCCCGGAGTTGATCTTTCATTTTTGTTATCAAATACAAGTGCATTTAAAGATATCGCCAATCTGGATCTGCTGACACTGAATGCGGGATATTCCAAAACAGCTAACAGCAGATATTCATCCAAACTCAGTCAGGCCTACTACAGCAGCCAGATTTATCGTCAGCTGTCAGGTATCGTAGTCGGGAATATTCCCAATACATCCTTAAACAGAGAAGATGTCCGAAACTGGGATGTCAGTCTGATTGCAAGTTTATGGAAAAAAAGATTGAACTTAAGTGCCTCTTACTACCATACTACAGCCAAAGATGTTGTACAGGCCGTTCCGGTCACACCCATTGCTGGTATCGAAAATATGTATGTCAACGGAGCAACTCTGCTCAATACCGGATTCGAGTTTGATGCCAACCTCACACTTATTGAGAAAAAAGATTTCGGATTTACGATAGGTGGAAATCTGAGTACCTTAAGAAATGAAGTGAAAAGCCTCAATAACATAGATCAAAAGATCACTACAGCCCCGTATGGCATGACCCTGATCACACAGGTCGGAGGCTCTCCATATGATTTTTACGGTTATCAGTTCAATGGTGTCATCAGTAATTCGGCAGAGGCTTCACGTCTTAATCTGACAGACTTCAAAAATCTTCCTTTCGAAGCCGGAGACGCTATCTTTGAAGATATCAACAAGGATGGAATCATTGATAAGGATGATCGTAAGAGTTTGGGGAATGCATTACCTAAATTTTATGGATCCGGATTTGTAGATATAAGATTCAAAAAACTAACCTTACGCGGATATGTCACTTTCTCTAAAGGGAATAAGATGTATAATGCAGTTCGCCGCAGCCTGGAAGACATGAGTAGCTATAAGAATCAGTCTACCGCTATCCTCAACAGATGGCAGGAAGAAGGTCAGATGACGACAATTCCCAAAGCAACTTATGGAGATCCGATGGGTAACAGTCGTTTTTCAGATCGCTGGATTGAAGACGCTTCCTATCTGCGCCTGAGTAATGTAGTTCTGAAATATAATTTTGGAGCTCAGAAATTCAAATTACTTAACAATACCGAAATCTATATTTCCGGGGAAAATATCTATACCTGGACCAAATATCTGGGGCTCGATCCTGTGACAGCCTATAGCTATGATATCAGTCTGTTAGGAGCCGATTATGGTAAAATTCCTTTACCACGTACATTTAAATTAGGTGTTAACCTGAAACTCTAA
- a CDS encoding fasciclin domain-containing protein: MKRLIFALIAAVLCFSSCKKAWDSHYGTSEGTTTVSPLNLLDYLKSKPEYSKFVAKLEEAGLAQELQRDQYLTVWVVNNEQMDRLAQLNLDEKYVMGYHMNNLTYDVSKLKKGLRLKTLNGKYLSINQDASGKYQIGDAVLVNGNQLCKNGVVHEINELMKPDVSIYEYLEGLGSDYSIIRDTILRLNDTIFDLANSIPIGVDPTGNTVYDSAYVIKNPIFEKANIRSEFVQVSMFLPSNQVLNNCFNDLRSLYAQFGKTFEEDDYLKAMSWIKEAIFYNKLVDDYGSEENIYSAFNKLWKTSVQQVNPAYKRMSNGRIFEISKLKVPNNVHIDMIKQFFHYWEYVPDNEKANLFTVRNATSVVPTDRDNASFPTLGLEYKYRTLVLKGEKIAGAPLSIDFTPVMTVRNSDGSTGYKVVEVPPGEYNLYMGFRSTTHPFVNIYIDGKLIKSALNVEPSTPWNYDRSTNTVGSTKYNGWGGLVGPVIIDGTQVRRFRIKVEFAGLGKGTAEQMDLYHWALIPTQNNY; encoded by the coding sequence ATGAAAAGATTAATTTTTGCTCTTATAGCAGCAGTGCTCTGCTTTTCGAGCTGTAAAAAAGCCTGGGACAGCCATTATGGAACATCAGAAGGAACGACTACCGTATCTCCTTTAAATCTTTTGGACTACCTGAAATCAAAACCGGAGTATAGCAAATTTGTAGCAAAATTAGAAGAAGCCGGGTTGGCACAGGAGCTGCAAAGAGATCAGTATCTGACGGTATGGGTGGTAAATAATGAACAGATGGACCGCCTGGCACAATTAAATCTGGATGAAAAGTATGTGATGGGTTACCATATGAACAATCTTACCTATGATGTCTCTAAACTTAAAAAAGGATTACGACTGAAGACATTGAATGGAAAATACCTGTCTATTAATCAGGATGCTTCAGGTAAATATCAGATAGGAGATGCAGTTCTTGTCAATGGTAATCAACTATGTAAAAACGGAGTTGTGCATGAGATTAATGAACTCATGAAACCGGATGTAAGTATCTATGAATATCTGGAAGGACTGGGATCTGATTATTCCATTATCCGGGATACTATTCTGCGACTTAATGATACCATTTTTGATCTGGCCAACAGTATTCCTATAGGTGTGGATCCTACCGGAAATACCGTTTATGATTCAGCCTATGTGATCAAGAATCCGATTTTTGAAAAAGCAAATATCCGTTCAGAATTTGTACAGGTCAGTATGTTTCTGCCAAGCAATCAGGTGCTGAACAATTGTTTTAATGATTTGAGAAGTCTCTATGCTCAGTTTGGGAAAACATTTGAAGAGGATGATTATCTCAAAGCTATGTCCTGGATCAAAGAAGCTATCTTTTATAATAAACTGGTTGATGATTATGGCAGTGAAGAAAATATATATTCGGCTTTCAACAAACTGTGGAAAACAAGTGTTCAGCAAGTAAATCCGGCTTATAAAAGAATGAGTAACGGCAGAATATTTGAAATCTCGAAACTGAAAGTACCTAACAATGTACATATCGACATGATCAAACAGTTTTTTCATTATTGGGAATATGTGCCGGATAATGAAAAAGCAAACCTGTTTACAGTACGCAATGCGACCAGTGTTGTCCCGACAGACCGCGATAATGCAAGTTTCCCGACACTGGGACTGGAATACAAATACCGTACACTGGTTCTGAAAGGGGAGAAAATTGCAGGAGCACCGCTTTCTATAGACTTTACACCAGTAATGACTGTACGCAACAGCGACGGATCTACCGGTTATAAAGTGGTTGAAGTTCCTCCCGGAGAATATAATCTGTATATGGGATTCCGCTCCACCACACATCCGTTTGTAAATATCTATATCGATGGTAAACTGATTAAAAGTGCACTCAACGTAGAACCTTCCACACCATGGAACTATGATCGCTCAACCAATACCGTAGGTAGTACCAAGTATAACGGATGGGGAGGATTGGTAGGGCCTGTCATTATAGATGGTACTCAGGTGAGACGGTTTAGAATAAAAGTAGAATTTGCCGGACTGGGTAAAGGAACGGCTGAACAAATGGATTTATATCATTGGGCGTTGATTCCCACACAAAACAATTATTAA
- a CDS encoding fasciclin domain-containing protein → MKRIYNLHRTIQAFLLLFPLLLVNSCKDSFEDKTFTAYDEFPISVYLKQHPDQFSRWVEVLNQADLYNTLNLNANYTHFVPSNEGVDRYLKAKGYASVQDMSKEDAAYLVRYHLIAGTVIDLGQFQSGAIDELNETDDNLSIEFRGGGLEAVYLNGLSRFKKFDVKATNGIIHVIEDVLTPLTETIIDRLQQDKFSIFYEAVKMAGYEERLKTVYTPSTDEQGNPIEIRYRYTAFAVSNQTFAADNVRSIADLITKLSASNGLPYTDVKNPLNQYVAYHLLGQLRDYASLGQFPSGQRKMNINTLADKQLIKMSEGQGELLLNSNAANTTGIKFLEFNVLCKNGVLHEVNNWMPVFTPERVSVIWELSDYPDIEANVTQFKKPNLSAQYNKTFITGDLKSIIWSARPETRSNVLIYRNSRPADGIYYSEVLNYDHLRVTLGESGWIEMNSPVIVKGKYKVTFFWPSPIQATSTGICSFILDGALMREKHTISNTRTDRQLEQSLGNVTFEETTSHKLRILSLDGKLITLDYIRFDPID, encoded by the coding sequence ATGAAACGAATTTATAACTTACACCGGACCATACAGGCATTCTTGCTGTTGTTTCCGCTGTTACTGGTCAATAGCTGTAAAGATAGCTTTGAAGATAAAACCTTCACAGCTTATGATGAATTCCCGATTTCAGTATATCTCAAGCAGCATCCAGATCAATTCTCCCGTTGGGTAGAAGTCTTGAATCAGGCGGATCTGTACAATACACTTAATCTGAATGCAAATTATACCCATTTTGTACCCTCTAATGAAGGTGTTGACCGCTATTTAAAAGCCAAAGGTTATGCAAGTGTGCAGGATATGTCCAAAGAAGATGCTGCTTATCTGGTCCGCTATCATCTGATTGCAGGAACTGTTATTGATCTGGGACAGTTTCAGAGTGGAGCTATTGACGAACTTAATGAAACGGATGATAACCTGAGTATAGAATTCAGAGGAGGAGGGCTTGAAGCCGTATATCTTAACGGACTTTCCCGGTTTAAAAAATTTGATGTAAAAGCAACCAACGGAATTATACATGTTATCGAAGATGTATTGACGCCGTTGACAGAAACGATCATTGACCGTCTTCAACAGGACAAATTCAGTATCTTCTATGAAGCAGTGAAAATGGCCGGTTATGAAGAACGTTTGAAAACAGTATATACACCTTCCACAGATGAACAGGGTAACCCTATAGAAATCCGGTACCGCTATACCGCATTTGCAGTCTCCAATCAGACTTTTGCTGCGGACAATGTGAGAAGTATCGCTGATCTTATTACTAAGTTATCCGCCAGTAATGGACTGCCTTATACAGATGTGAAGAATCCCCTGAATCAATATGTCGCTTATCATCTTCTTGGTCAGTTGAGAGATTATGCCAGTCTTGGTCAGTTCCCTTCAGGACAGCGTAAGATGAATATCAACACATTAGCAGACAAACAACTCATCAAGATGTCGGAAGGACAGGGAGAATTACTGTTGAACAGTAATGCGGCTAATACTACAGGAATTAAATTTTTAGAGTTCAATGTGCTGTGTAAAAACGGAGTATTGCATGAAGTGAATAACTGGATGCCGGTGTTTACACCGGAAAGGGTATCCGTCATCTGGGAATTGTCCGACTATCCGGATATAGAAGCCAATGTAACCCAGTTTAAGAAACCAAATCTGAGTGCACAGTATAACAAAACATTTATTACCGGAGACCTCAAGAGTATTATCTGGAGTGCACGCCCGGAGACACGAAGCAATGTGTTGATTTACCGTAACAGCCGACCGGCAGATGGTATTTATTACAGTGAAGTGCTGAATTACGATCATTTGCGCGTTACCCTGGGAGAGTCAGGCTGGATAGAAATGAACAGCCCTGTAATCGTAAAAGGTAAGTACAAAGTGACCTTCTTCTGGCCAAGCCCTATTCAGGCAACGTCCACAGGAATCTGTTCATTTATTCTGGATGGGGCGTTGATGAGAGAAAAACATACTATTAGTAACACACGTACAGACAGACAGCTGGAACAGTCTCTCGGCAATGTCACTTTTGAAGAGACAACATCTCACAAACTGCGTATACTTTCTTTAGATGGAAAGCTGATTACGCTGGATTATATACGATTTGATCCTATAGACTAA
- a CDS encoding RagB/SusD family nutrient uptake outer membrane protein, giving the protein MKRIIFILFAFIITFSSSCNKWLDVKPENEQISDSYWSNKEEVEAVLGAAYVKMQQSVQLMLVWGEARGNGLSLGGFINNDLQRFKSFDVIPSNSFVKWSNFYSIINYANMVIRYAPEVVAKDPSFNEATMRSYLSEAYYLRALAYFYIVRNFKDAPLILEPYMDDQASFEVATSTSAQIFTQIISDLQQSIGSSKEFWPTVWETKGRVTKWTVYATLADVYLWTEQYDLAIEACDKVLNSGRVGLIQGKVNTKNNWFTIFSPGNSNEGIFEIQFDFTKNQTNGLISWFGSSYNWIISPLMVARFQQNPDDIRGLAASYSGVDFKVWKYLGSEGGTAIPRQNNDQNWILYRMADIYLMKAEAYVMKGASHYQEALDLVSAVRARAGITQPLSIASNQLEMLNIVLNEKALEFIGEGKRWYDLLRVGKRNNYEYKDYLIEQVLLGTAGGSSPIIRSKLLNNNSHYLPIHIDELKSNRLLVQNPYYDSLN; this is encoded by the coding sequence ATGAAAAGGATCATTTTTATTCTTTTTGCCTTTATAATAACGTTCAGCAGTTCGTGTAATAAATGGTTAGATGTAAAACCGGAAAACGAACAGATCAGCGATTCCTACTGGTCCAATAAAGAAGAAGTAGAAGCGGTACTCGGAGCAGCGTATGTAAAAATGCAACAGTCTGTACAGTTAATGCTGGTCTGGGGAGAAGCCCGTGGAAATGGCTTGTCATTAGGCGGTTTTATTAATAACGATCTTCAGCGTTTCAAATCGTTCGACGTTATTCCTTCCAATTCATTTGTGAAATGGTCAAACTTCTATAGCATTATCAATTATGCCAATATGGTTATCCGTTATGCTCCGGAAGTCGTGGCAAAAGATCCCTCCTTTAATGAAGCAACTATGCGGTCTTACCTGTCAGAAGCTTATTATCTCAGGGCTTTAGCCTATTTCTACATTGTGCGTAATTTTAAAGATGCTCCATTGATTCTGGAACCTTATATGGATGATCAGGCTTCTTTTGAAGTTGCGACTTCTACTTCTGCTCAGATTTTCACACAGATTATTTCCGATTTACAGCAATCTATTGGTAGCAGCAAAGAATTTTGGCCAACAGTATGGGAAACCAAAGGACGGGTAACTAAATGGACTGTTTATGCCACATTAGCCGATGTATACCTTTGGACAGAGCAGTATGATCTGGCCATCGAAGCCTGCGATAAAGTATTAAACTCCGGACGTGTAGGTCTTATTCAGGGGAAAGTAAATACAAAAAATAACTGGTTTACCATATTCAGTCCGGGCAATTCAAATGAAGGGATTTTTGAAATTCAGTTTGACTTTACAAAAAATCAAACCAATGGCCTTATCAGTTGGTTCGGTTCTTCTTACAACTGGATTATTTCTCCGCTTATGGTGGCCAGATTTCAGCAGAATCCGGATGATATACGTGGCCTTGCTGCATCTTATTCCGGTGTCGATTTCAAGGTGTGGAAATATTTGGGTTCAGAAGGTGGAACTGCTATTCCACGTCAGAATAACGACCAAAACTGGATACTCTATCGTATGGCCGATATCTATCTGATGAAAGCAGAGGCATATGTGATGAAAGGAGCCAGCCATTATCAGGAAGCACTGGACCTGGTTTCAGCAGTACGTGCCCGTGCGGGAATCACTCAACCCCTCTCTATTGCCTCTAATCAGTTGGAGATGCTGAATATCGTATTGAATGAAAAAGCACTCGAATTTATAGGTGAAGGAAAGAGATGGTATGATCTACTGCGTGTCGGCAAGAGAAATAATTATGAGTATAAGGATTACCTTATCGAACAAGTGCTCTTGGGTACAGCAGGAGGCTCATCTCCGATAATACGGTCCAAATTATTAAATAACAATTCACACTACCTGCCGATTCATATTGACGAGTTGAAATCGAATCGCTTACTGGTGCAGAATCCCTATTACGATAGCTTAAACTAA
- a CDS encoding SusC/RagA family TonB-linked outer membrane protein, with amino-acid sequence MKIKYLLFLCLISCYLHSFAQKSLVLTGNVKDQFGKAVLGATIFVENQEKRNLKGSSSDVNGFYRLEIPDQDNLTIVFSSIGYKTQRVAYRKQKVLNMSLSDDENSLDEVIISKEKPADKNAMGISYRNQVSATERFDMKELEMMPFASIESGLQGRLANVDIIASADPGAKSSIRIRGTSSLNGNSEPLIVVDGVPYPTQISDDFNFSTANDEDFGALVNISPNDIESIEVLKDAAATAIWGSKGANGVLLFKTKKGRSGKTQFAFSSKIDVKKEASTIPMLNGSQYVSLIQDGVWNTVNDLGYQNSTAYLNLLFNTNEIKFDPSWVYFDEYNQNTDWVKEVSQVGHFEDNSLSVSGGGDKATYRVSLGYLNDIGTTKGTKFNRYNSLVSVNYKFSNKLNVNADMSYSLSDRNSFWTENKLATPRGMAMTKMPNMSPWVIGENGLPTDQYFTPRQNFQGSYTTDKSYNPVAMVNESVNNTKGEQARVVFRLTYDVLNGLQYTGTVGFDTRSTKNKKFLPQSVTGVIWTDPYFNRGSDMISDDLYLNTENKFIYNRTFAKDHQVILSGLLQTNEARRFSYASETSGNASSSLSDPTAGASVLSMGSGNTLTRNLGVISNGHYTYKGKYIISGGYRWESNSSLGKNQRWAGFPSVGVAWQAGDEKFIQDLNIFQTAKFRVSWGQSGNAPSGAWPYLGVFKPITPGYMDMTAISPSSIQLENLKWETITSTDVGVDFSLFKNKLNITAEWYHRRTTDLLQKDVELPSSTGFSQISYFNSGELTNKGWEIMFNYDAIRKEDFQLSFNINFSKNRNEVVELPENMQFENYEFGNGKYAHKIIEGNPIGSFYGYRYLGVYQNQDETFARDLSGNIMYNLNGEPVVIQNGPRKVYAGDAKYQDIDGNGVINQYDIVYLGNAMPLFTSGAGFNVGYKNFLLTTFFHGRFGQKVVNSTRMDTENMRGTGNQSTAVLRRWRHEGDNTDIPRALYGEGYNYLGSDRFVEDASYVRLKTVSLRYSLPKTLVKRYGLSRFDVFATVQDLFTWTKYSGQDPEVSLSSNIYMLSQDNASTPRPRRFAMGILLNF; translated from the coding sequence ATGAAAATTAAATATTTACTTTTCCTCTGTTTGATAAGCTGCTATCTGCATTCATTTGCCCAAAAAAGTCTGGTATTGACGGGAAATGTAAAAGATCAGTTTGGAAAAGCTGTTTTAGGAGCAACCATATTTGTCGAGAATCAGGAAAAACGAAATCTAAAGGGATCCTCATCAGATGTCAACGGTTTCTACCGTCTGGAAATACCGGATCAGGACAATCTGACTATTGTATTTTCGAGTATAGGATATAAAACCCAGCGTGTCGCTTACCGTAAGCAGAAAGTTCTCAATATGAGCTTATCAGATGATGAAAACTCGCTCGATGAAGTTATCATCAGTAAAGAAAAACCGGCAGACAAAAATGCAATGGGAATCAGCTACCGTAATCAGGTCTCCGCTACAGAACGCTTTGATATGAAAGAATTGGAAATGATGCCATTTGCTTCTATAGAATCCGGTCTGCAGGGGCGGTTAGCGAATGTCGATATCATAGCAAGTGCGGATCCTGGTGCAAAAAGTTCCATTCGTATCCGCGGTACATCTTCCCTGAATGGCAACTCTGAGCCTCTGATCGTTGTAGACGGAGTGCCTTATCCTACTCAGATATCGGATGATTTCAATTTCTCTACAGCTAATGATGAGGATTTCGGAGCTTTAGTCAATATCTCTCCTAACGATATCGAATCCATAGAAGTGCTCAAAGATGCAGCAGCTACTGCTATCTGGGGTTCTAAAGGAGCAAATGGTGTACTTCTCTTTAAAACTAAAAAAGGAAGATCAGGAAAAACGCAGTTTGCTTTTTCCAGTAAAATAGATGTTAAGAAAGAGGCTTCTACTATTCCGATGCTCAACGGTTCACAGTATGTCAGTCTGATACAGGATGGGGTCTGGAATACTGTCAATGATCTGGGATATCAGAATTCAACAGCCTATCTCAATCTGTTATTCAATACCAATGAGATCAAATTTGATCCTTCATGGGTGTATTTTGATGAGTATAATCAGAATACGGATTGGGTAAAAGAAGTCTCGCAGGTTGGCCATTTTGAAGACAATTCACTTTCTGTCAGCGGAGGAGGAGATAAGGCGACTTATCGGGTATCCTTAGGCTATCTCAATGATATCGGTACTACAAAAGGAACAAAATTCAATCGTTACAATTCCCTTGTGAGTGTAAACTATAAATTCTCCAACAAGCTGAATGTAAATGCAGATATGTCTTATTCCCTGAGCGACCGTAATAGTTTCTGGACAGAAAACAAGTTGGCAACACCAAGAGGAATGGCAATGACCAAAATGCCTAATATGAGTCCCTGGGTTATCGGTGAAAACGGATTGCCAACGGATCAGTACTTTACACCCAGACAAAATTTTCAGGGGAGCTATACAACAGATAAAAGCTACAATCCTGTAGCTATGGTCAACGAATCCGTCAACAATACTAAGGGTGAACAAGCACGTGTGGTTTTCAGATTGACATATGATGTATTAAACGGACTTCAGTATACCGGTACAGTCGGTTTTGATACCCGTTCTACCAAAAACAAAAAATTTCTGCCGCAGTCTGTCACCGGTGTGATCTGGACAGACCCATACTTTAACAGAGGTTCGGATATGATCTCTGATGATCTGTACCTCAATACAGAAAACAAATTTATCTACAACCGTACATTTGCAAAAGATCATCAGGTCATTCTGAGTGGACTCCTCCAGACTAATGAAGCCCGTCGTTTCAGCTATGCAAGTGAGACTTCCGGTAATGCATCCTCTTCTCTGAGTGATCCGACCGCAGGAGCATCCGTATTATCGATGGGTTCGGGCAATACCCTTACGCGTAATCTTGGGGTAATTTCTAACGGACACTACACCTATAAAGGAAAATATATCATCAGCGGAGGATACCGTTGGGAATCTAATTCCAGCTTAGGTAAGAATCAGCGTTGGGCCGGATTCCCTTCGGTCGGAGTGGCCTGGCAGGCCGGAGATGAAAAATTTATTCAGGATCTGAATATTTTTCAAACGGCCAAATTCAGAGTTAGCTGGGGACAAAGCGGAAATGCACCTTCAGGGGCATGGCCATATTTAGGCGTATTCAAACCGATCACTCCGGGATATATGGATATGACTGCGATTTCACCTTCTTCCATACAACTGGAAAATCTGAAATGGGAAACTATCACTAGTACAGATGTCGGGGTCGATTTCTCCCTGTTCAAAAACAAATTGAATATCACAGCGGAATGGTATCACCGCCGTACGACGGACCTGTTGCAAAAAGATGTGGAGTTACCTTCATCGACAGGATTTTCACAGATCAGTTATTTCAATTCCGGAGAATTGACCAACAAAGGGTGGGAGATTATGTTTAATTATGACGCTATCCGGAAAGAAGACTTCCAACTTTCCTTTAATATCAATTTTTCAAAAAACAGAAATGAAGTGGTCGAACTTCCTGAAAATATGCAGTTCGAAAATTATGAATTTGGAAATGGAAAATATGCACATAAGATCATTGAAGGCAATCCGATTGGCTCATTTTACGGATACCGCTATCTCGGAGTGTATCAAAATCAGGATGAAACCTTTGCCCGTGATTTGAGTGGTAATATTATGTATAACCTGAATGGAGAACCAGTCGTCATACAGAACGGACCTCGTAAAGTATATGCCGGAGATGCAAAATATCAGGATATAGACGGAAACGGAGTTATCAATCAGTATGATATTGTATATCTGGGCAACGCAATGCCACTCTTTACCTCAGGAGCAGGATTCAATGTGGGATATAAGAATTTCTTGCTGACCACCTTTTTCCATGGTCGTTTTGGTCAGAAAGTCGTCAACAGCACCCGTATGGACACCGAAAATATGAGAGGTACAGGCAATCAAAGTACCGCTGTGCTGAGACGCTGGAGACATGAAGGAGATAACACGGATATACCTCGCGCACTCTATGGTGAAGGATACAATTATCTGGGATCAGACCGGTTTGTGGAAGATGCATCTTATGTACGTCTTAAAACCGTTTCACTACGATATTCGCTGCCCAAAACGTTGGTCAAACGATATGGTCTGAGCAGATTTGATGTCTTTGCTACTGTACAGGATTTGTTCACGTGGACCAAATATTCAGGACAGGACCCTGAAGTCTCCTTGTCCAGTAACATCTATATGTTGAGTCAGGACAATGCGAGTACACCACGTCCGCGCAGATTTGCGATGGGTATATTATTAAACTTTTAA